A single genomic interval of Falco cherrug isolate bFalChe1 chromosome 8, bFalChe1.pri, whole genome shotgun sequence harbors:
- the LOC129736626 gene encoding serine/threonine-protein phosphatase 1 regulatory subunit 10-like — MIRLWRSALLRELLLLGPPGAAGGGGPGPGASPRRLPPPLAAFGASPPASRRGPGLPAARGLCTRSEGALEEPGKGAPPPPGEPPADGGHTNNHGGGKELAGGGGGGGGEDPALGLVEPHEVQTGLLELIQVPLDGILSLRRVTHIMQLVSSADLLRVRWILLSMSLMTVLTSTGPNTDP; from the exons ATGATACGGCTGTGGCGCTCGGCGCTGCTgcgggagctgctgctgctcggcccGCCGGGGGCagccggcgggggcggcccggggcccGGCGCTAGCCCCAggcgcctcccgccgccgctgGCCGCCTTCGGGGCCAGcccgcccgcctcccgccgcggtccggggctgccggcggcgcGGGGTTTGTGCACTCGCTCTGAGGGAGCCTTGGAGGAGCCGGGGaagggggcgccgccgccgcccggcgaGCCCCCCGCCGACGGCGGCCACACCAATAACCACGGCGGCGGCAAGGAGCTGgccggaggcggcggcggcggggggggagaA gaccctgcacttggccttgttgaacctcatgaggttcagacAGGCCTGCTGGAGCTCatccaggtccctctggatggcatcctgtccctcaggcGTGTCACCCACATCATGCAGCttgtgtcatctgcagacttgctgagggtgcgctgGATCCTACTGTCAATGTCATTGATGACGGTGTTAACcagtactggtcccaatacAGACCCATGA